ATCTTTTGCCTGTGCTGGTGTAGGCGACCTTGTGCCAATATAAATGAAGAGGTGTTACCAGCTATGGCCCGATATATCGCCAGCTCCATCTAGCGGTATTTCGCGGTACTTGCTATCGCACCACCTGAAAAATTAAGTAAGCTCAACTGACGAAGGGTTTTGACCCAGAAACGTGTCGTAACGGTCAAAATGTCGAGCAATATGCATTATTTCATCATCGCGCCGGCATTATGATTGTGTTCACAACGCCTGCTGCATCAGCAAAGGCAGAAAGAACTGTACATTTCccaattttaaactttattaacacttgtttaaacattttacaataatataaatgCAAATCTTCTAATCTAAGGTAACACCTAGCtcttatcttttatttttgtcctCTAAAGCGTTAATGCTTCTCTCAATTTCCGTGTTTTCGTGTATCACAAATAAGGGATCTGATACCTCTGACTTTGCCGTGTCTGATTCGCCGTTTTCATTCAAGTGTTTCCTGCTTACGTAAATATCCCCTTTGAGGACCACTTTCTCGTTTTTGGCAAGGTGGCAAAGATCTGGCAAGATTTCATGACCTGCAACAGATTTcgtatttgaaaatgtatcaTCATTATCGTCATCCTCATCACTATTAAATCCTTCATTGAATTCTTACCTGCATACAACCTTGTCAGCAACGGGGAACATGATTCAACAGAAGGCATAGTTGTTTCAATTGCTGGTTCAGTAAGGATAGGAAGTGCCCTCAAACCAGAAGGTCTCTTGACCATCGGAGACAATTCTGGAGGACTCGTGAAGATGTATTCATCCGAAATGGGAAGACTGGTGTAATTGGCAACTAAACCAAAACTGGAAAGCAACATcacaaatatgtaattaacattttcctGTATAGAAGAGAGTTATTACTCTCATTAAactaaacaatgaaaattacGAACGATTGTTCTTCCCCTCTCTCCGTGACACTCCACAACTCTCCGTCCTCCAAATCCCCAACATCACGCTCTAACTCCAGCCCTGTAGGGAGGTGCTTGGAGAGCCTCAGCACTATATGTTTCCCCCTTTTGTCTGGTTTTGTGAAAAATGTCTTAGTCAAATATTGTCCCACCCCACAAGCGGTGTCTTCAAGTTTACTCAAAATAAAACCTTCGCCTTCGTCCAGAACTTCAAACTGAAAGACCTCAAACTTTCCATCACCAATCTCGATTTTATAATTCCTGTGCTTTTTGGGGACACTTTTCTTTACTTCAACTGCgggaattattatatttaaattagagaaacAATGGGAAAAATACCTACTTTCAGCTGGATAGTACATAGCGACCTGGTACTCAGCCCAACCGTTTTTAACTCCATCAGTTTCGTTAATATAGAGTATGTTGGTCcagcatattttcatttgatccGTTTCATTGTAAACAGAGTCTTCCATTAGTTGTTTGCTGCCTAAGTCTTCAAACAATTTGTTTAATGGAAACTGAAAGACATTTGATATGAGGTTTCCATTGTAAGTAATATACCGAAGGAAGAAAGCTTCCGTTAtctgaaattataaaaaaagtttattattatagtttCCACACAACATCAAGTTGAATATTTCCAGGAACAGGCCAAATATTGCCGAAGATGCCCTAAAAAGGCCAGTATGAGCCGTAACAATtgcgttaaaatttttcaagtttggttGAATTCTCACTAATTCCAGATTGATAGCAGTTGTCAATAATTTAGTGAGATCTCATCAATTAAGCTCCTAATTTAGTGAGATAATTGATCACTTAACTTGCTAATTTAGTGAGTTAACGGAAATGCTGTTAACTCACTAAAATATCCACATCTGCATCAGTTCGAAAGTAGTGAAACAAATGTTTAATGTTGGAATAAATTGAATTGGGCCCAGTTCACGTTAGTTCAAATTAGTTggttaattcgaattttatttagataatttagctgctgaaaatgaattatatacagtgtgtccgggTTAAGGACTTACCACccttgtgaaatttttatttctttgccaattttgacgtgttttttttgttaattatatattcaaaatgcacATTTGTGTAGTGGGTACGATAACTTTTAGCTCATAGTTATGGCTAGCTGcgttaattttgaataattaaatttcaaaaaatattattagggcttttttagaataaaaatgaaaacagttTCTCAAATAGAATGATCTAAAACCCACTTGTAccgattttcatatttacgctatacagggtgttcgagaaaattaataaaacatattgtCAAAAAGTGATAAACCTTTTAAACCAAAAGTTCTTCATACACTTGAAGCTAGAGATCAAAATCTAAGGATGGAGTTCTGTTTATGGCTGCAGGATATGCACCAAAAAGATATTAACTTCCCAAAAAACGTCTTATACAGCGATGAAGCTACATTTATGACAAACAGTGCAGTGTCGGCACAAAATAGTAGAATGTGGAGTGATGATAACCCGAAATGGATAATCAAATCTAAACGACAATACTCTTCAAGAGTAAACGTGTTTTGTGGTATTGTAAATCAAAAGATTATTgggccatattttttcaacgaaagTTTGAACGCCGCTCGTTTTCTGAGATTTCTACCAAATGAGTTTAGTGACACACTTGATGAGCGAGCTTCCTCTCTTAATTAGTGCTACAGTTTACATTTCCAACTTGATGAAGCGCCCATTCATAGTGCGGTTAACACgagaaattggttaaatgataattttcccaaATGCTGGATCGGATAAAATAGTTTTCTTATTCGTTGGCCACCGCGATCTACAGATATTACGCCtatggattttttcctttaaggaacaataaaaattaaaatttatgccTCAGGACCTCAGACCCACGAAGAACTTTGTGCACGCATTAAAGAAACTTGTCGGAGCATAACTTGACATCAACTAAATGAcgtatataaaaatgtataagaaaatttggggggttaattgaaaatgctaataattcacttaaaaaaaccGTTGTGTCCCagtgaataatttattattttacattaaattgaaattaatattaatttattctaaaaagGTTAGTTTTTGGTATATAAACAgttcaaagttctttaatagTAGTAATACATTTATTGTTGAACAACCGCCAATCAGttgtattgttaaaataatttttttggcaactttaaaatttgtttatatagaaaacatgttttattagttttctcgaacaccctgtatagcagaaaaatgaaaatcggtacAGATGGATTTTAGGTCATTCTAATTGAGAATCTTCCTTTATCTTTATCCTAAGAAAAGTCCCGATAGTACTTTTTGAATatgtaattaacaaaaaccCCCTAAAAACCCTTCAAGTGAGTGTTCGTTGCAAAGATTTTCTGGATACGACCAAAGAACTTTTTGGCCAAGATTTTTGCAGCGAGACAAATGTGATAAACTTGAAGGATTGTTCACTCCCTAAGCTTAGTGTACATTACTCCAGTTAATATTATCGACGAGTATCAGGAAATTTTTGGTTGCCAGGAAACAATTGTTTCAATCACGACAGTGTTGTAAATTTGGTTAAAACTTTGATCgtctgtattttgaaaaaacaattcatGGATGATGTATAAACCAAATCACTTACGCCAAGGAAAATAAGACAAAATGCactataaataaacattataaaCCGATTTGCACTTCACTCGAGGGAATCCAACTAAACTGATACATTCAATTGCCAATTCAAACGGTTTTATAATCGCAAGTGACAATAAAAGGTGAAGTAATTTCCCACACACGAAAATTATTAGAGGAAACAGAAGTTAATAATCTTCGATTGGGCAATACACTCATGGAAATAAAAGTTAATGGTATCACCGTCTCTTTCCGTTCTTTATACAAAGGTCAAGAGCGGTAGTAGACAGGTTTGCAAACGTGCTTTGATGGAGATTTCTTAACAGAAATTCCCGGATTTTGGTGATGCACTCCGAGGTTAATGAAACCGCACTTTTTTGCAATTATATCTTCTATTACATATCTATTGTCTTGAGTAGATTCAAAACTTCCCTTCCAATCCACTCCTTATATGACACTACTGATGAAGAAAAATCAAAGGGAATATATAAAATCCAGCATTCAATGTCAAACAAACAAATGTTCCCTCGAAGAACTCCATACTTCGCCGACATCATATTCTCCCCCTAATCTTGTCCCCTTTCGATGGCCGCCCGTATCGAACGGCGTGTGCCGACTATTCCCCCAATTCGCCCCCCTCTTGGTCCCCATGGGAACGCGTACGGGGGAGCCTCCGATCCCTGGGGAGCGCGTGCGTCCCCCGGGACTCCTTCCTGTGTCTTGAAATGCACTTCGGACGCAGTCATGTTTGGCGGCTGTTTGGGGGCGGTGGGTCGGCGGCGAAGGCCGATTTGGCGGGATCGGCGATGTCCGATAGACTACCATTTAGGGGTTTGTTTTGGGGTTAATTAGGTGACAGCTTGACATGCTCTGGGGATTAATATTTCGATGTATTGCGTGGTCTCATAGTTACCTTGACCATCAtcggtttaaaaatttactttttggtCAGATTAATCAGGAAGTTTTCCACATAGAAGGAATTTTTCGCCACTGATTATTGTAAGGGAAATTTCCTATAGGTATAATGTGCTGAGCAAAATCAAATACCTGCCAGTTTGGATAAACAACATATTACTCACGATGtgtcaaatatgaaaaaatgtaatttttattgagaATATGTTCCGTCACTGATTACTAGGTAAGGCTcttcatataaatatgtattaggGGATGGCCAAAATTTTACACGCCATTTTCAATATGGATAATCATGAATTtggaaatatacaaaatctctctctctcctctctttctctctcgcTCTTTTTCTGTCTCTTTTTCTCcgtctctctctttctctctgtCTCTCTCTTCCTCACTGTTTGATTTTATGATGAAatcaagttttcaaaattccactGTTTATTTATTCAGTCTTGGTTCTTCCTCCCCTTACCTCTGAATTATCTGGCTTTTTCTTCCTATCCTCTCAATTTCTCTCTTCTTTCCCTTCTATCGCTCATTTCTCTTCTCTCTCTCATCTCTAAAAAAACCAGAAGCGCACCGg
This DNA window, taken from Euwallacea similis isolate ESF13 chromosome 5, ESF131.1, whole genome shotgun sequence, encodes the following:
- the LOC136409159 gene encoding uncharacterized protein, whose amino-acid sequence is MEDSVYNETDQMKICWTNILYINETDGVKNGWAEYQVAMYYPAEIEVKKSVPKKHRNYKIEIGDGKFEVFQFEVLDEGEGFILSKLEDTACGVGQYLTKTFFTKPDKRGKHIVLRLSKHLPTGLELERDVGDLEDGELWSVTERGEEQSFGLVANYTSLPISDEYIFTSPPELSPMVKRPSGLRALPILTEPAIETTMPSVESCSPLLTRLYAGHEILPDLCHLAKNEKVVLKGDIYVSRKHLNENGESDTAKSEVSDPLFVIHENTEIERSINALEDKNKR